In Salvia miltiorrhiza cultivar Shanhuang (shh) chromosome 4, IMPLAD_Smil_shh, whole genome shotgun sequence, the DNA window ttttatattgcTATTATAAAATAGATCAaggtatagatatagatatagacaTAGATGAGTAGTAGTACATGATTATGATTAAACAAGAAGCCAATTGTGATTAATTTAGGCGGCTGGCGCCGGTGAGGAGTTATGACTAATATCAACAAAGCCGCATGGTTATGTTTCACATGAGTTGACTAATAGAAAAGATGATTATGTATTTATGTTTCACATGTTTCCCAACTTCTCAAATAGAGCTTCATCACATAACATAATGCATTACTCTTTTCGTCTCTAAAATATGTACTTGTATTTTTTCTtatctatttttaaaataagtactcagtttttttttataagtatATAGTTTTGTTCACACATTcaatcaatttattaaaatttagatCATTCTTAAATGAGTACTAATTTTagagacgaagagagtaatatttatagagcatccgcattgagcttacttgatagcctacttgataacttACTTGATAGGAGGGGACCACAATGAGTAAGGAGGCCACATTGAAattacttgatagcttacttgatttttttagttttgatttttatgttttttatttaattttaattgctcaaatttaaataacacaatttactaataattaaaatttcattgatttaaagatcctaaaaattacataaaaaaaacctaaagacataaatttaaaattacttaaatccTAAAAAATGATGGCCAccaagaattaaaatataattaaaatcccATAGATGAGCTCTGGTATCTATAATTAAAGAATTACACAAAATAGATGACACTGCCAATTAAAAAATCCCATAAATGAAAAGGAagatactaatatatatatttttaattatggcAAAAAAAGAGATCGGGGTTACCCGTTCTATCGGGTAACCCTCGAGTAGATGTTACCTGCATTGGGCTACTTGATCTTGGGGCAATTCAAGTAGGGGCGATCGAGTagccccaatgcggatgctcttagtggATGATAGTCTCACCCAACCATGCCACAAACATGCATGCAATTTTTGTACGAGAAAacaacatattaaatatattctTTTGAGTTTAAATATGAGTTATTTGCTGGTTACAGTCAAATTTCTATACGATAATTACTATATATAAAAGGGGTTTTAATTCAGATTTTGTGGTTGGAGATGGCCTTAACTCTATATATAACAATTTCTAAAATGACTATTTACATACTACTACtttgtaaatattttaatttggtgAAGTTATGACTGATATCAACACCAACAAACATTAAATGCCTATTTACACACTactgttatatttatatattttttatcatATAGTAAATTACTAGTGTGGCTGCCACTTGTGTCCAAAACTATTTATAGAGTTGCGTGGTTCAGATCATACAGCTTCAAGAAATCAATTAAACTTTCTAATATATGTTTACAAAAGATTGatattctagagagagagagagagagagagatggtaaTTTGTAAGCCTGCATTGTTTGGTCATCGCTGTTGGTCTGTGAAGAAGCATAGAACTTATAGCTACCGATGCCTCAACAATCGATTTAATGATTTATTAGTTAGTCCAAAATCAAATCTTAccatctcatatatatataaattactatatattattattatatataacgaTGTTTGGTGAAAGCTCAGGTTGTTGAAAAGAATGGTGGTTCAAGAACAGCACTCATCAACTCACCCTCTTCACTCAATGCAATTAACAACTCAAtggttagttttttttttttaacaacttCATTTCCCAATGCAATTTCGTCTCAAGTTGTTTCTTTCTAATAATCCATGTTTCCTTCAATTGTATCAATATATTCATTTATGAAATTAAGCAGAGAGCTATTACGAAAATTGATTACCCAATTCATCCCCGCGCGGCTTTGTtgagatatactccctccgtcccacgaattttgacacgtttggtttcggcacgagaattaaggagttgtagattagtgttttaagtgtatatATAGTTAATAAAGAAGGTAAGGTAAtaattaccttatttggaaatgtgtcaagattcgtgggacggcccaaaaaggaaaacatgtcaaaattcgtgggacggagggagtagtttgaTGAAGATTGAGGAACAATTAATAGTGTATATTTGGAGAAGATTTATTACATccttaattatattaattacttGAAAGTTGAAATGAAACGTAGGTTGTGAAGCTGCAAAAGATGTATAGAGAGTGGGAGGATGATCCCGACGTTGGGTTCGTAATCTTGAAGGTATTAATTAAGTAATATGTTTAACACATAAATCTCTTTAATTATCTCGAAAATTTTAAACATATTTATTAATGGATTTGGAAATCATGAAGGGGAGAGGCAGGGCATTTTCTGCTGGTGGAGATCTCCGTTCTATTTTTAATATGATGAAAcaaggtctctctctctcttttaggttaaaaaaatgaatatatttgTGCATGCGTTGGCCTAGTGGTAGTTAAGTAGTTAATGTCCAATTTAGAGTTATTGGATTTGAGTTCGTTATTgtgcgatctttaaatttctttatttatttatttgttaataaaaaaaaattgaccatATTTAGAGATTTATTTATGGTTGAATCGACACAGGCAAGCTAGAGGAGTGCAAACAGTTTTTCAGGAATGCATATGGTCTTATACACATGATTGCTACGTATTCGAAGCCACATGTAAGAAATTACTATGCTTTCAATATGCAAACCAAGTGTAATACATAAACAAAAAATGAGAAGTATTTTCTCAATTaaaagtgctcgtttggttcaagtagaggaatggaaagggaatgaaatcaaataaaggagtggaatgataacaataaccattaattacttttattgagtgtttggttaaacaatgaaaatgaatcattagtaagggattccctttcttttggttcccctctattttgaggggaaATAAATTGGGTAattgggttaccctcaagtaaggatAATGGTTAACCcattactcaaaccaaacaacaagtaatggattcaattaattgaatccctttccaacctctaaaaacacccaaccaaacgtgggcttaaGCTCGTATTAGTTGCAAAACTGAGCTAAACAACAACATCAACGTTACATAATGATTAGACAAGCATCCAAAGCAACACCTTATGATAAGATCATAAGCAAAAATGAAGATTGACAAGAggatttttctttattaaaatctTGCGTTAGTCGGATCGGATAATTGAGCTCACGTCTTAAAAATTTTCGAATCTAATCCTCCTTTGTTTCGAGCTATTCTGTGAATCCCTCGATATTGACATCCAAAATAACTTATGTGAGACAATAAAAATCAAGATTCAAACTCATATCCAAGAGGTGTAATGGTTACTATTACAGGTTGCCATCTTAAATGGGATCACAATGGGTGGTGGGGCTGGAATTTCAGTCCTTGGAACATTTCGCGTTGCGACTCAACAAACTGTAACACTctcttatttttcattatctttTCTCCtatattttttctctattttttttaaccttAGAAAATGGACATAATTAGATGTAAAAAAATTGCAGGTATTTGCTACTCCTGAGACATTGATCGGTTTCCATCCAGATGGCGCCGCATCCTTTTACCTCTCCCGTCTGCCTTACCATTTGGGTAACCATGAtactatttggacaaaatatatCCGAACACAAAaatgatttaatatttttaaaaattaattttatttaataattgttttaatttttattattattttaaaaattgcaatgtgaaaaaaataatactagaaACTAACTAgattcttttaaaatttgaagcaaaatttttaaataaatcaagattttaaagtatttattctttttttgtgcgaacatattttgtccaaataacacTATTCTTTTAGTAAACTATGTTATATTTTGGAAATgttaaatttgaaaatgaacATCAATTTTAGTATATAATTAAAACTTTGATGATTTATATTGGTTTGCAGGCGAGTATCTAGGCCTCATAGGGGACACACTCAATGGGGCAGAGATGTTGTCGTGTGGACTAGCTACACACTACACACATTCCacagtaacttttttttttatatatgtttgagattcttcattttcaattttataaattattaatagtaataatattCACTTTGTTGGTGAGCAGAATCTTCCCTTGGTTGATAAAGTAGTAGCAAACTTGGTGACGGCTAGTGCTGATCCCTCTCCCATTGCAACTTGTTTACAAAAATTTCAAGATTCAGTTCTTCACCATCACACTAGCCTATTTCACAGGTGAAATCACCGCCTCCATATCTCACCTACTAAACTACATTCAGACCACACATGACTGGTTTCGACGTCGGTTTAGGCTGCAAATCATCGACACGTGTTTCAGGCACAACACGATCGAGGAAATCGTTCAGTCTCTGGTAACAACACACAGTCAATATTCACACATCACACAACCCTGCAACTAACCAACTCCTTTCAGGAGGATGAGGCTGCCAGAGAGAACGATGCATGGTGTAGATCGACTATCAAGAAGCTCAAAGGGATCGCTCCTCTGAGCTTGAAGGTCGCCTTAGCTTCTGTAAGTCTGTGCTAGTGTGTGCTCTACAATTATCTGCAAATTGTTGGTGTGTTTATATTGAGCTATTGATCAGACTAGTATCactctcgtgcgatgcacgacgatatctacttaattaaaatagtaaaaaaattatagtgtGTTTTAgaatactatattttaaaaaattatagtatgttttagaatattatataaaatagctgTAATAGAGATAGTATCGGTTAAAACGAAGATAACACTGTTTCATCTTATAATTGGAAGCGTATCAAATGAATGATCAAGATCTTGACAAAACTTTTTTatctaataattattattatctttttaaaatttccaccaaaatatctagatatatttcttttaaattttcgATTACTCTTGAAAGAGATTTTGAAACTTATAATTACATTTTACTGATTTGcatttcacaacatatttttttaaggcgttaattgactgtaaatccacaaactattagtgaattttggtatttttttcaactatataaagttgtaatataaatatataaactttaGCTCATTCTAAAATTtgcccaaaattttaatttcgttcaaatctatattaaagatgatatatattatattaaaataatatacaaaatttctactgaaatatatacatatgtatacatagggttaggttcaatttAGATTTCTAAATATTTTGCGAAATTGCGAAACATTAAACTAATCAATAATTATGATGAACacgagttcgaatcctggaatgaacatattaaataaaatatgtcgcgttcatcaaaattatatacATGTTCATCAAAAGAATTCCGCGAAATTGATAGCAATTAGATTACATAAAATAGATGGATGACATCTAATCTCAATTCTACAAATATTTATGTTACAcgaaaattatggggtctcattggagcggcccctatatatatatatatatatatatatatatatatagggtatgtggaaggctaaaataagaacgcttcttaaaatataaattaggaaccattttcagcccttagatcatcaagatctacggttgattcatcaccttgttggataaattcatggtcctgagttcgaatcccaaaggtagcaaaaaattatttttcgcaattcatgcctatatacagtttattcatgcgtgttatacataaaattcatgcattgttgctggttcgtaattcttaaaataagggtgatttattgaataaccgccccctatagggtatatatatatagggaggtttaggaaagaaccataaataaaaaaagaacagagaaccattttcagtcattcgatcatcaagatctacggtggatgcatcatcttgttggatgaatgcagatcctgggttcgaatcctgaagggagcaattttttttattttttttagtgcattaattttaacagcgaatgcattagatttgatggttctcacgttctcacaaataatgtagttctctctagaaccacacacacacacacacatatatatatatatatatatatatatatatatatgtgtgtgtgtgtgtgtgtgtgttaatatattatatctatatatacttttttttacatttaatgaatatatagtttaattttaaaatttatattttgataaaataataacaaatacaACCAAGCAACAATTATCCTAAAATAGATGATCAAGGATCatgacattttaaatatttttttatgcattaaatgaataaattaattcgATCAAATTCGGCCAACAAACAATTAAACTTTTCAATCGAAATTATAAGtgattttgtaaaaaaaaatggtgcGATTATAAGTCAtattatagaaataaaaaattaaataatactataaattatagtaccatgattatattataattaatttggtGCGATTATTATTTTGATACACAACTATAGTGACTTGATTAATCTtaaatgttcatttattttatacttgctAACTGAATGTTCataaaagaaagaataaataaataaataaatatcgtATATACATTAACTGAGATGATGATTTTAGACAAAAATATGtgattacatattttattaaataaacgTGTAACTGAATATTATATATACGCtctgaaaatattttatgatcattttagaaaaaatatgtGATTACATGTTTCATTAAATATACATGTAACTAAATATTGTATATACATTAACTGAATATTTTATGATCATTTTAGACAAAAATATGTTGCGacatatttcattaaataaacatgCAATACTGGTCATATAAGATAGTGTTAAGCTACAATTCCCTTTTATATAAGAACCACACGGTAAAAGCTatgaaaatgtgataaattgtatcaatagaaaaaattaaaataaaaaaaatacatgtatAATCTAGTGCAGacgaaatgaaaaaaataatagaaacaaaaaaattatttctaataataggacggagggagtattttttaaagtgattgagcttttatatatatatatatagatacggCTAGGAAGGTCCCAGACACTCGAGCAATGCCTCGTTCGAGAATACACAATGACTGTGCAAGCACTGTCCAAACAGATTTCAACTGACTTCTATGAGGTATATAAACACAGTGTTTTCTGGAAAAATGTTGTTTGCTCTCTTCATCCACTTATGCCCTTGCCCCGTTTCTCAGGGCATTCGAGCAAAACTAGTAGATAAAGACTATTCTCCCAAGGTAAAACTAGAATCAATTTCTTGAGAGATTTTTGTTTCACTTCTTTCTCATTCACTGCAATTCTATGCAGTGGGATCCTCCAAGACTGGAGCAGGTGTCTCAAGACATGGTTGATCGCTACTTTTCGCCTCTATCCCCATTCGAGCCCCAACTCGAGCTACCCAAACATGAAAATACGGTGTCCTAAACACAGGTTTATGAAATACAGAATCCTATGTATTATCAGAACACAAAAGAAGCTTGTCATAATGGTTGTTGTGCATCTGCATCAGATACAATTGACAAATTCAATGCAATTTGACATGCTATAGACAAGATCATTTTGTTTCAGTACTGTTCATCAACTTCCAACAAATTCTACCAGCATCTACTGATCACTCAAAAAATTCACTAACCAGTTCAAGATTATAGGCAAAACATCTCGTTGAGTAGCTTACTTGTCCAATGTACAGCCCGAGCAAAAGGAGATATCTAATCAGTTTCCAAGGATGTCGCATCTTTTTGCACCATCTGCCAAGAAAAATGCTAGTGTCTTGTCAGTAATGCAGCAGAGAAATCTTCACAAACATTAACTGGACCACAGTCGTTAAAAAAGGAAACTCATTTCTTATAAATTTCTGGTTATGGCAACAAATTGGACACAGGCCAGCAACACAGAACATGATTATTAACATGTCCAAAAACACACATAGATATAGAGACAATTACAGATAAAGCCATTGCATTAGCACACTCATACATAGCTTGTCACAAGCAGGTTATTCAGAATATTGTGCATCATAATTTCGTAGCTGCttgaatcaaattaattattttctcgTATGACCATAGAAATAACATATTTTCACTGTATCATAATTGAAACCAAATCATGCAATGCCCCAAAGAAGGATTGGAATTACCTTGCCAGAATAAAACAAACAATAAAAAACATGAAATATATGCACAACAAAATAAGGCAATAAATTTACTATACTTTACCTGAACTACATAGTCTTTGATTTTGTCGTAGATAGGCGCATCTAGAGCTCTCTCAGCAAGCTCATAATACACTGTGTTGCCTTCGGGACCAGTAACTTTTTCTTTCTGCAAATATCTGCAACATAATACCAAGATTAGATATTGAGGCCAACCAAAGTCTGTAAGAATGTACTAACAATCACCTTTGCTGGACAAGAGCTTCTAACGCCAGTTTGGTACTTGAAAAAAGAGGATGGTTTTCCTCATTTTCATGCAATCCCAAGCGCTTTAGATGATGCCAAAGATTTTCTTCAAGAGTTGCAAAGAAAACAAATCTTTGTATGTTAACCGAAAAATTATAAACAACAA includes these proteins:
- the LOC131020617 gene encoding 3-hydroxyisobutyryl-CoA hydrolase-like protein 1, mitochondrial; the protein is MVICKPALFGHRCWSVKKHRTYSYRCLNNRFNDLLVVEKNGGSRTALINSPSSLNAINNSMVVKLQKMYREWEDDPDVGFVILKGRGRAFSAGGDLRSIFNMMKQGKLEECKQFFRNAYGLIHMIATYSKPHVAILNGITMGGGAGISVLGTFRVATQQTVFATPETLIGFHPDGAASFYLSRLPYHLGEYLGLIGDTLNGAEMLSCGLATHYTHSTNLPLVDKVVANLVTASADPSPIATCLQKFQDSVLHHHTSLFHRLQIIDTCFRHNTIEEIVQSLEDEAARENDAWCRSTIKKLKGIAPLSLKVALASIRLGRSQTLEQCLVREYTMTVQALSKQISTDFYEGIRAKLVDKDYSPKWDPPRLEQVSQDMVDRYFSPLSPFEPQLELPKHENTVS